From the genome of Candidatus Neomarinimicrobiota bacterium:
CGCCCGGTTCGATTATGACGCCGGCATTATTGATGAGCAAATCTAAATGGTCGTATTGAGATTGAACATAAGACGAAAGTGCGGTGATATGCCGGGCTTTGCTGACATCGGCTTCAAAGCCTTCTACATTTAGTCCCGCTTCCTGCAGCTTTGCCGAAGCGTTATCGATCTCGATCTTGTTGCGCCCCACCATAAATACTTTATAATCATCTTCAGCCAAAGCCTTGGTGAGTGCGTAACCCAATCCTCTATTTGCTCCAGTGACAACGGCAACTTTTCTATACATATTTCAGGAATTCTCCTTGTTTTTTTCTCAACAATCGGGAGGGAAATACACCCACGCCATTCGCTCCTCTATAATGGATAGAATGCACTTACACAAGTATTTTAGCTGGTTTTTGTTCCGTTTATAAATAAAAAACGCCGGTACTCCTAAGAGCCCGGCGTTTAGCTAAATTCTCAAAAAGAATTAGACAGCAGTAACGTTCTCAGCCTGAGGACCTTTTTCGCCCTGTGTGACATTAAAAGTAACATTTTGTCCCTCTTTCAGAGAGCGGCGGCCTTCTGAATTGATCGCTCGATAATGAACAAACACATCTGGACCGTCTTCCTGCTGAATAAATCCGTAGCCCTTTTCATCATTGAACCACTTAACCACACCGTTGACTACTTGATCAGTCATTTGTACATGTACCTCTTTCTTAAAACATACCACCTGAGGTGGCTTCCTTCTT
Proteins encoded in this window:
- a CDS encoding cold shock domain-containing protein, which encodes MTDQVVNGVVKWFNDEKGYGFIQQEDGPDVFVHYRAINSEGRRSLKEGQNVTFNVTQGEKGPQAENVTAV